Proteins encoded by one window of Streptomyces sp. LX-29:
- a CDS encoding acyltransferase, with translation MPKNQNVFSSLAAARRRLVSRAVHRGWRWLRDAGAVTAERPGPYRFGRIGVGTRLAFPLGTVFGERWIELGDFCIIGEQVTLTAGFVPDHELGPDPVIRIGDGVVLGRGSHVVASQEVVIANDVYCGPYVYVTSDNHSYDDPTQPIGRQWPRSAPVSIGTGSWLGAGAVILPGARLGRNVVVAAGAIVRGEIPDHAVVAGAPAKIVRRWDPEAGWQPPLRTPPPVPIPAGMTADQLLALAELEESGEAAAFGDVGTGPRPTAPARGDGVPAGDR, from the coding sequence GTGCCGAAGAACCAGAACGTGTTCTCATCCCTCGCGGCCGCGCGGCGCCGCCTGGTCTCCCGCGCGGTCCACCGCGGCTGGCGCTGGCTGCGTGACGCGGGCGCGGTGACCGCCGAACGACCCGGCCCGTACCGCTTCGGCCGGATCGGCGTGGGGACCCGGCTCGCCTTCCCGCTCGGCACCGTCTTCGGCGAACGCTGGATCGAACTGGGCGACTTCTGCATCATCGGGGAACAGGTCACCCTCACCGCCGGCTTCGTGCCCGACCACGAGCTCGGCCCCGATCCGGTGATACGGATAGGCGACGGCGTCGTCCTCGGGCGCGGCAGCCATGTCGTGGCGTCCCAGGAGGTGGTCATCGCCAACGACGTCTACTGCGGCCCCTACGTCTACGTGACCTCCGACAATCACTCCTACGACGACCCCACCCAGCCCATCGGCAGACAGTGGCCGCGCAGCGCCCCCGTCAGCATCGGCACCGGCAGCTGGTTGGGCGCGGGGGCGGTGATACTGCCCGGCGCCCGGCTGGGCCGCAACGTCGTTGTCGCGGCGGGCGCGATCGTGCGCGGAGAGATCCCCGACCACGCGGTCGTCGCCGGCGCGCCCGCCAAGATCGTGCGCCGCTGGGACCCGGAGGCGGGCTGGCAGCCGCCGCTGCGCACCCCGCCGCCGGTGCCGATCCCGGCCGGGATGACCGCCGACCAGCTGCTGGCGCTCGCCGAGCTGGAGGAGTCCGGCGAGGCCGCGGCCTTCGGGGACGTCGGCACCGGCCCGCGCCCCACCGCACCCGCGCGGGGAGACGGCGTCCCCGCCGGCGACCGCTGA
- a CDS encoding hydroxylase: MSGDAVVVGGGLAGMLAAAALLGHMDTVTVVERDRYPAEPAFRKGVPQGRHLHVLLTGGQRALEELLPGMVGELRAAGAHRLLIPRDLLTRSRNGWQRRYHEERHSMITCTRPVLDATVRSRVLAAAARSRTRVEVVQASEAVGLLGGPERVTGVRIRSRAGGPSRHGAPEAAVGVSGDVLGERGRRGAGGAEERELPATLVVDASGRGSRAPRWFAELGRPAPREEIIDAGIGYTTQAFRPVEPLDAAVALQPEPGFPRGAAWFPVEDGIWLLTLSGVRGQHPPTGVGADGMAAVLDYVGAYGEPHLHDHLKTAEPVSPPFGFFDTANRRRFYQAPGGVPEGFIAVSDAACTFNPIYGQGMSVAALSAVALSRLLRSRSGPRPDRPGFAAAAQRAVARSGDTAWLTAVGADRPFAADADATPPSAAERLATWYFGRLADRAVIDRTVGAAFRDITYLTASPSRLLAPAVALRTVALPRRRGLVGPPPRVEGTPR, encoded by the coding sequence ATGAGCGGCGACGCGGTGGTGGTGGGTGGCGGGCTGGCCGGGATGCTGGCGGCGGCCGCGCTGTTAGGGCACATGGACACGGTCACCGTCGTCGAGCGTGACCGCTATCCGGCGGAACCCGCCTTCCGCAAGGGCGTTCCCCAGGGCAGGCATCTGCACGTCCTCCTCACCGGCGGTCAACGTGCCCTGGAAGAGCTGCTGCCCGGCATGGTCGGCGAGCTGAGGGCAGCGGGGGCGCACCGGCTGCTGATACCGCGCGATCTGCTGACGCGCAGCCGGAACGGCTGGCAGCGCCGCTACCACGAGGAGCGGCACTCGATGATCACCTGCACTCGCCCGGTGCTGGACGCGACCGTGCGGAGCCGGGTGCTGGCCGCCGCGGCGCGCTCCCGCACGCGCGTGGAGGTGGTGCAGGCCAGCGAGGCCGTCGGGCTGCTGGGCGGTCCCGAGCGGGTCACCGGCGTCCGGATCCGTTCCCGCGCGGGCGGGCCAAGCCGGCACGGCGCCCCGGAGGCGGCGGTGGGAGTGTCGGGGGACGTCCTCGGGGAGCGGGGTCGCCGGGGCGCCGGCGGCGCGGAGGAGCGGGAGCTGCCCGCCACGCTCGTCGTGGACGCCTCCGGACGCGGCTCGCGCGCGCCGCGGTGGTTCGCGGAGCTGGGGCGGCCGGCGCCGCGCGAGGAGATCATCGACGCCGGGATCGGCTACACCACGCAGGCGTTCCGACCCGTCGAGCCGCTCGACGCGGCCGTGGCACTGCAACCGGAACCGGGGTTCCCGCGCGGGGCGGCGTGGTTTCCGGTCGAGGACGGAATCTGGCTGTTGACGCTGTCCGGGGTGCGCGGCCAGCACCCGCCCACCGGCGTCGGGGCGGATGGCATGGCGGCGGTGCTGGACTACGTCGGGGCCTACGGCGAACCTCATCTGCACGACCACCTGAAGACCGCCGAGCCGGTCTCCCCGCCGTTCGGCTTCTTCGACACCGCCAATCGGCGCCGCTTCTACCAGGCGCCCGGGGGCGTCCCGGAGGGCTTCATCGCGGTCTCGGACGCCGCCTGCACCTTCAACCCGATCTACGGACAGGGCATGTCGGTCGCGGCGCTGAGCGCCGTCGCGCTGAGCCGACTGCTCCGGTCCCGGAGCGGCCCGCGCCCGGACCGGCCCGGCTTCGCCGCGGCGGCACAGCGGGCCGTCGCGCGGTCCGGCGACACCGCCTGGCTGACCGCCGTCGGGGCGGACCGACCGTTCGCCGCGGACGCCGACGCCACCCCGCCGAGCGCCGCCGAACGGCTCGCGACCTGGTACTTCGGCCGACTCGCGGACCGCGCGGTGATCGACCGTACCGTCGGGGCCGCGTTCCGTGACATCACCTATCTGACCGCGTCGCCGAGCCGGCTGCTGGCCCCCGCGGTCGCGCTGCGCACCGTGGCTCTGCCGCGCCGCCGGGGGCTCGTCGGCCCGCCACCGCGGGTGGAGGGGACGCCCCGCTGA